The Coregonus clupeaformis isolate EN_2021a chromosome 8, ASM2061545v1, whole genome shotgun sequence genome has a segment encoding these proteins:
- the LOC121571212 gene encoding uncharacterized protein LOC121571212 → MDTDRTTKLEFAVTVVQRKSKLHWKENQAGVWSVRIDVGKEEVLVEAALTSHEVQDLIESTGCRAGPGCSGSHDGW, encoded by the exons ATGGACACAGACAGAACTACGAAG CTGGAGTTTGCAGTGACAGTTGTGCAGAGAAAGTCCAAGCTGCACTGGAAGGAAAACCAGGCAG GAGTGTGGTCGGTGAGGATAGACGTGGGGAAGGAAGAGGTTCTGGTGGAAGCAGCTCTGACATCCCATGAGGTGCAGGATCTCATAGAGAGCACTGGATGCAGGGCAGG aCCTGGGTGCAGCGGTAGCCATGATGGGTGGTAG